Proteins found in one Acanthopagrus latus isolate v.2019 chromosome 3, fAcaLat1.1, whole genome shotgun sequence genomic segment:
- the c3h6orf47 gene encoding uncharacterized protein C6orf47 homolog — MTAVVGRAWGWARSWGSSAVSENTTPVKAEGQKHGGGSEGLRGWTSWIWGRWRHQSDQSSPAEEYWEAQEKLQPVVIEDLGAGKREMEADAEQVSRWWKYLPSTSLFWPRKKEPSGLRRRKHGGRSGDVSDRDIDGDFSDYGTPPPSPTPPSSQLTSPFRLFAQSFTVEILPEHHEICFNFLRHLFDLFVIGFLWTVSPPAKLILEVLGVQGALRLWLHGMAMFFVSTVGMAGLLWLIQEYLPQFALIYGIIQAIVISVSVRQSVILGGEEEKEEKGEEGKETDEMKASREHKEKPLTMKDKVKTS, encoded by the coding sequence ATGACAGCTGTGGTGGGTCGAGCTTGGGGGTGGGCGCGATCATGGGGAAGCAGTGCTGTGTCAGAGAATACCACACCGGTGAAAGCTGAAGGCCAGAAGCACGGCGGGGGCAGTGAGGGCCTCAGAGGGTGGACCTCTTGGATCTGGGGCAGGTGGAGACATCAAAGTGACCAAAGTAGTCCAGCAGAAGAGTACTGGGAAGCGCAGGAGAAGCTTCAGCCCGTGGTAATCGAAGATCTCGGCGCAGGGAAGCGGGAGATGGAGGCAGATGCAGAGCAAGTTTCTAGATGGTGGAAATATCTCCCGTCCACTAGCCTTTTCTGGCCAAGAAAGAAGGAACCAAGTGGACTAAGACGCAGGAAACACGGCGGTAGGAGTGGAGACGTGTCGGACCGCGATATTGATGGGGACTTTTCAGATTATGGAACGCCGCCTCCATCTCCtacacctccctcctctcagctgaCATCTCCTTTTCGACTATTTGCGCAGAGCTTTACGGTGGAAATCCTACCGGAGCACcatgagatctgtttcaatttCCTCCGCCACTTGTTTGACCTGTTTGTCATTGGCTTCCTGTGGACTGTGTCGCCCCCTGCCAAGCTGATCTTGGAGGTTTTAGGGGTGCAGGGAGCACTGAGGCTGTGGCTTCATGGTATGGCCATgttttttgtctccacagtTGGAATGGCAGGACTGCTCTGGTTGATCCAGGAGTATCTCCCTCAGTTTGCTTTGATCTATGGCATCATACAGGCCATAGTGATCTCTGTCAGTGTCCGACAGAGTGTGATCCttggtggagaggaagaaaaagaagaaaagggcGAGGAGGGCAAGGAGACTGATGAAATGAAAGCCAGTAGGGAACATAAGGAAAAGCCTTTGACTATGAAAGACAAAGTGAAGACAAGTTGA